The following coding sequences lie in one Mercenaria mercenaria strain notata chromosome 5, MADL_Memer_1, whole genome shotgun sequence genomic window:
- the LOC128557290 gene encoding uncharacterized protein LOC128557290, with protein sequence MQDAGVCNNEMDNIASNMASYLLQSRAGSTTTKYKNCFTLFEEYCKVNSLTAQPAKPIIVAMYIVNLLDQGKSYHVISSAFYAIKWVHKLNELLDPTESSIVQNLLETAKRIRSTPTSKKDVVDTEMLKTLCSLYENSVDVVELRDLSMILLGYAGFLRFNELSNLLCKDIEFKIDHLNVKIQKSKTDIYRSGKEVLIAKGSSVACPYLMLQRYMTAVHLSETSDNYLFKPAFRSKGKSSLIKQNKKLSYTRAKECIVKKLKVVAPNLKLGTHSLRASGASMAANASGVSDRCLKRHGRWKSDQAKDGYIEDSLGKRLFITKMLKM encoded by the coding sequence ATGCAGGATGCGGGAGTTTGCAACAATGAAATGGACAATATTGCTAGTAATATGGCAAGTTATTTATTGCAATCACGTGCAGGAAgtacaacaacaaaatataaaaactgttttactttATTTGAAGAATATTGTAAAGTGAATTCACTTACGGCACAACCCGCGAAACCAATTATTGTTGCTATGTATATAGTGAACTTATTAGATCAAGGAAAGTCGTATCACGTTATTTCTTCGGCATTTTATGCAATCAAATGGGTACACAAGCTAAATGAACTGTTAGATCCTACTGAAAGTAGTATTGTTCAAAATTTGTTAGAAACAGCGAAGAGGATTCGTTCTACGCCAACTTCAAAGAAAGATGTGGTTGATACTGAAATGTTAAAAACTTTATGTTCTTTGTATGAAAATTCTGTAGACGTTGTAGAATTGAGAGATCTTTCAATGATTTTACTAGGGTATGCAGGATTTCTCAGGTTTAATGAACTGAGCAATTTATTATGTAAAGATATAGAATTTAAGATTGATCATCTTaatgtcaaaatacaaaaaagcaaaaCCGATATATATAGATCTGGCAAAGAAGTATTAATTGCTAAAGGCTCTTCTGTAGCTTGTCCGTATTTAATGTTGCAAAGGTATATGACCGCAGTTCACTTGTCAGAAACTTCAGATAATTATCTTTTTAAACCTGCTTTTagatcaaaaggaaaatcttcactcatcaaacaaaataaaaaattaagttaTACAAGAGCAAAAGAATGTATTGTGAAAAAGCTTAAGGTAGTTGCTCCTAATCTTAAGTTGGGAACTCATTCCTTAAGGGCAAGTGGTGCTTCCATGGCTGCAAATGCATCGGGCGTTTCCGACAGGTGTCTTAAACGCCATGGTCGATGGAAATCAGATCAAGCAAAAGATGGTTACATTGAAGACTCGTTAGGAAAGAGATTGTTTATaaccaaaatgttaaaaatgtaa
- the LOC128556963 gene encoding uncharacterized protein LOC128556963: MTHRQKLIKLADSAELGWRVVQEYEANPLASDSDDEKRIFKAEARASKKYKAEKSKKAKSGRNWPYRRQQQVMTEACPVNTQQSARQGRRPGLCFACGKPGHWRGAPECPERNTNNKISNVLCTCIKKEKSCNCSVEKSFSKSEGNVLHLPENAENADEHTEIKQSETEEAQQRVVSPVGRLRHCSSKWREASDSAYIMDVVEKGYKLPLKETPPSIVLKNNKSARDNTRFVEEELSCLLDKKVVSKSSVVPHVVNPLTVAYSKTGKPRLVLDCRHINRYLHKFRVKFEDIKVAEKMFDENSFLFTFDLKGAYHHIDIFPEHRTYLGFSWLTEGDTHFYVFNSLPFGINTAGHIFTKMLRVVVSFLRSKSHRIIMFLDDGIGGHVEYVLAERSSVYVRKTLCEFGFLLADEKCNWQPTSRVVWLGHVIDMSKNLLFITDSRIDNLEVSIDSVLYQIRMDKCNIINVKALASVVGKIISLQNVIGNKIRMRTREMYRCILSRASWNAPVLVSEQAIAELKFWRENVRKINHKGKYFKNMSVCAVSIYADASAEGYGGFIKKKDDCLGSQEYDSKKVSVTCMCKQFPERTEKTEHGFDKTLIPVTITERVRLPEVSINSDCVSEVCRNQGRVPEVTIYSDCISEVGRKSSSKLPEASFDSECLPEEGHEWCTEGGNIDKLLPEESKYLKGSPEANKNIVTVSKSVHKCFKNSNHNAPSNETSAYCANRFQKIEGNSTLKVKPPDTGFESRVNTRERSENDSEKNSFRTNGIISKGGKGTLPKVSKIKIAFPETESQVIGKWDTLEKVQSSTWRETEAVSRIIKSNAHVLKNKLVHIFTDNKNVKSILLNGSKTPSIQRTALDLANFCENENISFRPEWIPRVDNELADYLSRCTDCDDWEIHDSVFSRIDCLWGPHTIDRFASHLNNKCSRFNSRWWVPGTKGIDSLNEVWKNENNWLVPPPRLIVDCINKINSEHVECSLIIPKWKSAPFWPLLLNEDGNFKYFIKQTLNLSRSNVVVGNGYNGTFDNEPLKFDMIALKIIS, encoded by the coding sequence ATGACTCACAGACAAAAACTGATTAAACTGGCGGACTCAGCCGAGTTGGGATGGAGAGTAGTTCAAGAGTATGAGGCAAATCCATTGGCAAGCGACTCGGACGATGAGAAACGAATCTTTAAAGCGGAAGCAAGGGCTTCCAAGAAGTATAAAGCGGAAAAATCGAAGAAAGCGAAATCTGGGCGAAACTGGCCATACCGTAGACAGCAGCAGGTTATGACAGAGGCGTGTCCGGTAAATACACAACAGTCAGCACGACAGGGGCGTAGACCAGGGTTGTGTTTTGCATGTGGCAAACCAGGGCATTGGAGAGGGGCACCTGAATGCCCGGAAAGAAATACAAATAATAAGATAAGTaatgttttatgtacatgtataaagaaagaaaaaagttgtaATTGTTCTGTAGAAAAATCTTTCTCAAAAAGTGAAGGTAATGTATTACATTTACCAGAAAATGCAGAAAATGCTGATGAGCACACCGAAATTAAGCAGTCAGAAACCGAAGAAGCACAACAAAGAGTTGTGTCACCAGTAGGTAGGTTACGACATTGTTCGAGTAAATGGAGAGAGGCATCGGATAGTGCCTACATTATGGATGTAGTTGAAAAAGGTTACAAATTACCCTTGAAAGAAACACCACCTAGTATAGtgctaaaaaacaacaaatcagCACGTGACAATACGCGTTTTGTTGAAGAAGAATTAAGTTGTCTTTTAGATAAGAAAGTTGTTTCTAAATCTAGTGTTGTACCACACGTAGTGAACCCTTTAACAGTTGCATATAGTAAAACGGGAAAACCTAGACTAGTACTTGACTGTAGACACATAAACAggtatttacataaatttagaGTAAAATTTGAAGATATCAAGGtcgcagaaaaaatgtttgatgaaaattcatttctgtttacatttgatttgaaagGAGCATATCATCACATTGATATCTTTCCAGAACACCGCACTTACTTAGGCTTTTCATGGTTAACTGAAGGTGatacacatttttatgtttttaattctttGCCTTTTGGAATAAATACCGCAGGACATATTTTCACCAAAATGTTAAGGGTTGTAGTGTCATTCTTGAGAAGTAAAAGTCATCGAATAATCATGTTCTTAGATGACGGGATAGGGGGACATGTTGAATATGTTCTAGCAGAAAGATCGAGTGTTTACGTAAGAAAAACGCTCTGCGAATTCGGTTTTCTATTAGCAGACGAAAAATGTAATTGGCAGCCGACATCTAGAGTCGTTTGGTTAGGACACGTGATTGACATGTCAAAAAACCTATTGTTCATAACAGATTCAAGAATCGATAATCTTGAAGTATCGATAGATTCTGTTTTGTATCAGATAAGAATggacaaatgtaatattataaacGTAAAAGCTTTGGCATCTGTTGTGGGAAAAATTATATCTCTTCAAAATGTAATAGGCAATAAAATTAGAATGAGAACAAGAGAAATGTATAGATGCATACTATCTAGAGCAAGTTGGAACGCTCCAGTACTGGTAAGTGAACAGGCAATCGCAGAATTAAAATTCTGGCGAGAAAATGTGAGAAAAATTAACCACAaagggaaatatttcaaaaacatgtcagtTTGCGCAGTAAGTATCTATGCTGATGCCAGTGCGGAAGGCTATGGCGGTtttatcaagaaaaaagatgattGCTTAGGTTCTCAGGAATACGACAGTAAGAAAGTAAGTGTAACATGTATGTGTAAGCAGTTCCCAGAGAGAACTGAGAAAACAGAACACGGTTTTGACAAAACGTTAATACCAGTAACGATAACGGAAAGAGTTCGGCTCCCGGAAGTGAGCATAAATTCCGATTGTGTATCGGAAGTATGTAGAAATCAAGGTAGGGTCCCGGAAGTGACCATTTATTCTGACTGTATATCAGAAGTAGGTAGAAAAAGTAGTAGCAAGCTCCCGGAAGCGAGTTTTGATTCTGAATGTCTCCCGGAAGAGGGACATGAATGGTGCACAGAAGGTGGAAATATTGATAAATTGCTCCCGGAAGAGAGCAAGTATTTAAAAGGTTCTCCGGAAGCGAACAAAAATATTGTTACAGTAAGCAAATCAGtgcataaatgttttaaaaatagtaaTCATAATGCACCCAGCAATGAAACAAGCGCGTACTGCGCCAACAGATTTCAAAAGATCGAAGGTAATTCGACATTGAAAGTAAAACCCCCGGATACGGGTTTTGAATCTCGGGTTAACACTCGGGAGAGAAGTGAAAACGATTCTGAAAAGAATTCGTTTAGAACAAATGGTATTATCAGCAAAGGTGGGAAGGGTACGCTACCAAAAGTTTCTAAAATTAAGATAGCATTTCCGGAAACAGAATCTCAGGTAATTGGTAAGTGGGACACTTTAGAAAAGGTTCAAAGTTCCACTTGGAGAGAAACTGAAGCTGTTAGTAGAATAATTAAGAGCAATGCACATGTGTTAAAGAATAAACTAGTGCACATATTTAcagataataaaaatgtaaaatcaatctTATTAAATGGGAGTAAAACTCCAAGTATCCAAAGAACAGCTTTAGACTTAGCCAACTTTTGCGAAaacgaaaatatttcatttcgtcCGGAATGGATTCCTAGAGTAGACAATGAGcttgcagattatttgagtagatgTACAGATTGTGATGATTGGGAAATACATGACAGTGTATTTTCACGTATTGATTGTTTATGGGGACCGCATACGATTGATCGTTTTGCGTCACACTTGAATAATAAGTGTTCTAGGTTCAACTCCCGTTGGTGGGTACCAGGAACTAAAGGCATTGACTCTTTGAATGAAGTctggaaaaatgaaaataattggcTTGTTCCACCACCAAGACTTATAGTAGATTGTATAAATAAGATTAATAGCGAGCATGTAGAATGTAGTTTGATCATACCAAAATGGAAAAGTGCCCCTTTTTGGCCACTTCTGTTAAACGAAGAtggaaatttcaaatattttataaaacagacACTTAATCTgtcaaggtcaaatgttgttGTCGGAAACGGTTATAATGGTACATTTGATAACGAACCACTAAAGTTCGATATGATAGCATTAAAAATTATATCTTGa
- the LOC128557291 gene encoding piggyBac transposable element-derived protein 2-like, whose amino-acid sequence MKLVSTLPEKKNYKIFTDNYFTSVSLVKALKEKQILFVGTIRQNRLKCDLKSEKELKQNGRGSVDSKVETSSNIIAVRWYDNKSVNLVSSYVGVEPVEEVRRWDKKHKTYVQVNRPAIVGVYNRNMGGVDLLDSLCSLYKPPVKSRRWYMYIFWHTIMMAVVNAWLCHKKHATLLGTNSMKLPDFINHVAGSLIETTVRVGRPPLTAVLNFSPPQKLKNSSSKLPSSAKCLDGTGHLPLYEDKRQRCKHSGCDGFSFVKCVKCGVHLCFNRNKNCYMLYHV is encoded by the coding sequence ATGAAGCTTGTTTCAACTCTGCcagaaaagaaaaattacaaaatatttactgATAATTACTTTACGTCAGTATCCCTTGTTAAAGCACTGAAAGAGAAACAGATTCTGTTTGTAGGAACGATAAGGCAAAATAGACTTAAATGTGATCTTAAATCAGAGAAGGAATTGAAGCAAAATGGTAGAGGTTCAGTAGACAGCAAAGTCGAAACAAGCAGTAATATTATTGCTGTTAGGTGGTATGACAATAAATCGGTCAATCTAGTGTCTTCGTACGTGGGTGTAGAACCGGTTGAAGAAGTGCGTAGGTGggataaaaaacataaaacatatgttcaagtcaatCGGCCTGCTATTGTTGGTGTGTACAACAGAAATATGGGTGGTGTAGACTTGTTAGACTCTCTCTGTTCACTGTATAAACCGCCTGTCAAATCAAGAAGatggtacatgtacattttctGGCACACAATAATGATGGCTGTAGTGAATGCATGGCTTTGCCATAAGAAACATGCAACTTTGCTTGGAACCAACTCTATGAAGCTTCCTGACTTTATCAATCATGTGGCTGGCTCACTTATCGAGACTACGGTAAGAGTAGGCAGACCTCCACTTACTGCCGTTCTGAATTTTTCTCCACCGCAAAAGCTCAAAAATTCAAGTAGCAAACTTCCATCGTCTGCTAAATGTCTGGATGGAACAGGTCACTTACCACTTTATGAAGATAAGAGGCAAAGATGTAAACATTCAGGGTGTGATGGGTTTTCGTTCGTTAAATGTGTGAAGTGTGGAGTGCACTTGTGTTTCAACAGAAACAAGAATTGCTACATGCTGTATCATGTTTAA